The Mytilus edulis chromosome 4, xbMytEdul2.2, whole genome shotgun sequence nucleotide sequence ACACCAAggatatttaaatatacaattccttgtgtACACGTAccatgtaaaatgatttttttttgaaatttcaattgtACAAGGGATTTACTTTTCGGGATGGATCCAGTCATattaaaaaggagggttccaactatatgtctgactacaaatgcattgatcggccaaaaaaagggggttccaacccccgaaccccccccccccccccctggatccgccaatgcttttgtacacaataactttcattatgttttgtcagcttgttttatttgctTATCAAATGTTAAATTTAAGTTATGGTCTTGAGTTGTGatgaataatttaagaaaaaaaaactgcatCATTTTACCACATTGTTTTGATTAAATCGTAGAGAATTTAACCGACCATTATGGATGACTATCTTATACTTTCTTGTCCTATTTCCGATATGAGCGGGCGCAATTACGAAATAACTTGCTATTAGGAAATTTGCGTTTACTTGTATGTGAAGAGACAAGCATGTGCAATTATGACACGAAGTTGATACTTAGTTCGTGGTTGTCTCTAGAAACGGCATTCGATTGTCTTtctgtacatgtacattcaatTATTCAAAGGAGTTGTCATTTTTTCAATATAAGATTTTTACAACACTAAAACACACCCACGAAATCGGTGGCATTTCCAGCTTTTAagctgttgtaggatgatttattGAAAAAAGATTTGATGTAATGAGAAAAGGATATATATCAAAAGCGTTCTTCCTTTTTGccaaagtccgttatttgttTCCTTACTGTTAAATTACATTATTTCGATTTTCTGACATTAGACTTACTCTTCCCCGTTGCTACAAGGCATTtcttggtaaaagtcaaattaaattaaaaaatttgcaccgcttcaaacatgaaataaatgtaactgcttatagaccattatttttctcataaaatatgcttctaggacaatccatcagtgctttttcttttgagagccctatCATATGACAATGGTATGATTTGAATCTTTTATGAATGACTAAGGTTAATACCTACcataattatattttatgatattttcgtTCAAATAGCTGAGGAATTAGAACGTGGtgataattaaattattttgataaggacaTAACTtcctgaatatttaaaaaaaaaaagaaaaacgctTTGAACGACCCATTTATATAACTGCAATTGGTAATTACtatctatttcaaaaattcaaggtcACCGAttcttatttaaaaattttaattcatttactcGTGTTTATAAGGACATCATTATTCATAAATTCattcaattaaattaattcagtatttcttttttttaacaaaaaatattcagcgtcaataatatattttattaacctGAGCTCatggaaaatattaagattcccctgtttatcattcatacgaaatgttgttcacacctagAAAAGTGAACCGTGACGGCTTAAATTCACTGAGTAAAGATCAAAAGATAcaaaatgctaatcttttaattaacttGAATTTACCCACGCATTTAACAGGTAGTCACTATGTGTCAAAGTACAATACACATTGTATTTGCGGGGCCGTATTTGCACATTACAAATGTACTAGCAGCACATATTTACTAGACTGACGTAAAAGGTAAAAAGTACAAACATGCATTTTTAAAACACTATCAGTTATATATGTTTGTTCAAAATATCcgtcgaaaaaaaaaatcataaaaaatattttatatgattaacTTGTATCACTATAATCatttcagaaaatattaaaatataaatcgtaCATTCTAATTTCAAGCGGAGCGCTGTTCCATCTTAATTAttagttggttaatagctacaccaaacgtcgtcgatgcgctttaaatagcgttatAAGATGATTCAcgattaagatttaaaatgagattattttcactcccggcatgcttaaagacttaaactacgtcatataagtcaggaagttcgaagaaataaaataaataattcttaATTTTCTCCTTTATTGCTGTTCATATCcagataaaacttggtgaatatgttttttatggtattatgaacataattagctaataagtaaaaaatcgcgaattatccctttaaaaatacaccaaaaatgtcatttagttgagaaaaataaatatatacaaaatgtacaatgaacacccaaaaatgtgaaagtaagtatttaactctttttgcttaaatactgaaaaaaaattctggcaaccccttacctatttttactctttttgcttaaaatactgtttaaatatatatttaacatgggtgaggaattgactatatcaggtgtcgattcagggctcacactacttcagaattatagggagaagtgacttctctttttgaaactgatagggagaagtggtgagatttgaaagagaaatgCTCATTTGCggggtgcgctacaatgtttggattttacaatagtatgaagggtcatatgtaaataatgttctttttatattgttcaattcatatctgagttaaaaaaaatacaattaaagtaacatttgaaattaaaagttgtttaagttttactaaggttcttgtgagaaacttattccaactaaatatctagcactaaaaaaaaccaattattttaaaaaatgtaaagaaattataatatatcattattacaatttaattaaaaattatcttgtgtatgaaattcagtgtttctcataaaaaaatataaaagttattaagctgggccttAATATATTGAAATTAGTATAATACAAATGTAGTcccagagttaagcaactttaatcaatagtttgaaacaatcaataaaaaatatagggaattatatacaccaatcaattagatgtaaccaaaagtctcttaatgtgtgtggaatgcgtaatttttccctttgggatcaatattcttctgtcagctgttctgtccgtgcgtccgtagtaattattgtaaaagtacggatttcggtcatacctggtccggttcagatccgtagtttagaaatcgatcaatggcggacgaatgcaagaaaatttacaaaaataaacgatgtttgacaagttatttgaaaaggaacatgacgtttttaatgcaataaatggattaaacatttactggaggcaacttttatcacgtttaaatgaagtaacaaacttatttagccgccgaaatttaggttgatgtacgttttcgagtaacaagcaccggaacttgaattttaatcaaataatctgctacacactgcgaaaacaatgcttcaacctcgtttctaaagataatgaatcgtttatgtctgaatttctttaattatcaaaagttgatgtttcatcaacttggtaaaaattgaaaatgtccgatgacggaagcgactgaaagcgagtatcgtcaagaacagggcgacttgatttcgcttttgggggtcggggaaagcgaggtgacggtcgggaaggcgacttcttcgcccaagtcggctggtagcgtgagccctgtcgatttaaccaggtgctgatttgtccaggtgccaatttaaccaggtgctggtttgactagaattctttgacaaatgtttgaaattatctgagtttcattagacctttgataacagtaacaaaaagattatttacttaatattttgtggtatcaggtctgttcgcgcccaatacactttcgcaccttgcaggttcgcacctcgcacgtttgcacccaaggtccgttcgcacacTACTCATTCGcgctcaattttaattcaaattcaagttgaataattggaaaatcatgattgttgttttaaattgctttggtgtaaatactgaatgtatttatagcttggtatgagtaaaacattgaagattttaaaggaaaaacacaaaagataattgtttttaacagcttggtccctttgatctgaaacaacgaaacaataaaatataggaaccaaaatatagcaatccactattataaccaaaacatgataaaatctattcaacacacagaaaaaaacatagtcagaatctcacttcattttgaaagaagtcaatgaaacaaagttatagcgtattaaccaaaacatgattaagagttattcaacacaaaataaaacgttgacaaaataccactttagttagaaaggattattattatttttaacaaattaatacgctatccaaaacatgattaagatttattcaacacaaataaaaatgctgtctcactttattttgagacgatgacaacaattatacttataagaaaacacttgcttacagagttatttaacacaaaaccaattaagattgggtgcgaacatttagggtgtgaaagtgaaagggggagAACATGAGttggcgcgaacggacccggattcagactatgtaccagtgagaaatatacaagcctttctacggtatttatttgtacaattcaggtagtcttgacctattcatttgtcctaaaaaaacagccagttgtcaccttcacttcacacacacacatatatacgaatatcaattatatgcttacgagacatgttgcattgttaaactaattacggtatgtgaaaatcaagacttgcataaaaactatcccaatattagagacagtggcgtcatttttcttcagagctttcagctctttgattaaactCAAcccaataaaaatattatcagatATCTATTTTCAAAGCTGTATAAAATCGTCGGACCCGAAACTGCCGAAAACCAAAAATTGTGAGGTCCAAGTGAAATGGCTATCATGTCAGGtcctatattcatgatattcagtAACCAATTCAAATCTGTTAGGTCTGATAAAAGTTTTTTTAGAGTCGTATTTGATAATTTATATTGCTCTGacgcagtgttctccccaggccgataCCTTCATAATATTTTCGAAGATCCCGCAGCGTCTTAATTGTCCGCTGTCCCTTAATACTTGATCCCGCAGCGTgttaattttcacattttcattataaatctTGGTTAAAATTGTCAAGTTGCTGATCACCGCTGAGAGGTCGGTCAGTGTTATGCAATAACTGATAATTAGTTTTACCTGAGCCACGCTTATCTCAGCCTTATCGGACTATGTTATCATGTAAAAGCGTACATGATCATCAAGAAGATAGATATTTgtagaagaaaataaaaacttcagtgcagaaattgaagaaatagatcacaaatacattgtatttacgCATTGTGTGTGTGATCACTTGACCATTTAAATAACGAATTTTTTCATTGGTCGAGAAGAAGAATCTATTTTAACACGACCAATGAACGTGATGAATACACGtgataaatttgaatacacattgctaaagatatttacgatgaaaattatgaatgagagtatttgtaattgaaaaaaataaaataaactttgattaaaGATAAAGAGaagtgatttattttaatataaagtgaaaaaatgttACTTGCAAGGTAAGTTGTCTCAAACTGTCgtgtttttagaaataaaatgatcatTGAACATCGATCGTAAAATTCCGTTCGTCGGGAAATATGTGACAATCAACACGGGTACGGAATTGCTGCAGCTTCTATATAATGTCACTAGTTGATAATTTCAATGGTCTTAACTTTAAAAAACTTGCACAGTTTCGTTTATATCTCAGTTTATATCTACCTGCCAGAGATAGGTTTTAACAATAATACACACGGAAGCGTAATGTAAAACTACGGAAACTTGTCAGCTGTTcattaacatatttttgttttaaaaagttgtatacCAAATATGATCAAATTCGATTTTATTAATTCTGAATGAACATGTTCTCTGCAAATAACAAAAGGGTGACTTCTAGCAAAAGGCAGATGATGGAAGtagaagtttgttttttttttagcccAATGACTTCAAATGAAAAGGGGAATACACCTTCCTCTTCACTGTCAGTATAAGCAGATGTCATTGCTTCTCCTAATCTCAACCTAGCTAAAGTTTTAACAAGTGATAACAGCAAGCACCATGTTTCTGGTTTCAATGACAAGTGGCTGACTGAGTTTTCATGGCTTACAAATGTTAAAGGGGGTATAAGCAAAAGTTATTGTGAGAGGGGGTTTTCAACCCTAAAGAGGATAAAGACAAAATTGAGGAACAGACTGTCCAACAAAATAACACTATCTTGAAACATTATCCCTAGAAGTAGCAGAGAGTACAGAGatgaatatttgtattttgacttataaataactcaatcaatttatttcatatatatatatatatattcttgtaattcATTATTAAGTACTCTGCATTATAATTCATATTGCATGTCATGGATTAATGACTGATTGCTTCAGATCACAAAAGTTCACTCTAAAAAAAAGAGTTACGTGCCCTTGAATTTTGCGCCTTAAAAAAATCCTGGTGAGAACACTgacgtccaacagctgttttgccagacatgCTGGGGCTTGTCTGGTAAAACAGCCATTGAACGTCAGAGCAATCTCTGACTACATGTACCTATTTGAGTTTCAATAAAATGTTGACTGGTCTTGTAGTCACTTCCTAATTATACAGATAAGTAGAAAGGGACAGTGCATCAGGTGACTGTGCATGATCAATAGATGTGTACACTCAAGGAGTCTACAATCACAGTTTCTACGTTATCCtacaatacatgtatgtacttgtTAATCTCTTTTACCCTtgttatatatttacaatatattgaTTTCGCTTTCCATATTTGATGAAAGCATGCACAAACTAGTTTACACAtttaaattgtacattttttttttcagttgcaaTAATAAGAGTCATGACAGATTTAAGACTTCAACAAAACTTATCTATGATTTTTGTAAGAATTGTGAAAATAATCGTTTACAAGACTTAGCTTTACCAGAATTgattatcaaacattttgacaatgAACAGATTTGGCAAGAGCTTGAGTTACAGAATAGTTCCTTAGTTGACAATCTGTTAGGTAGTGTAGCTGGACTTTTGACAGGGACACAGTCAGTCAACTTTCTGACAAAAGATAATGAAGtcagaaaagaaaatgaaaagactaaaaaaaaagacaaaagattaGTGAATGATGTTGATGAAGATGAGGCTGATGATACAGATGAAGAAATCGGTAAAATAAAATCCAGATTACAAGATTCTGACGATGAAGTAGATGAGGGCGATGAATCAGATGAGGATTTTGATTTTGATGCCATTAACCCTCTTCAAAATGATGAAGATGATGAAAGTGTTAATGAAAAAGATACACATATTGACACAGACTCTGATAGcgataaaaagaagaaaaagaaaagtttTGGTAAAAAATCTTGTAAAGGGAGTATTGTCGATGATCAATTTTTCAAGTTGGCAGAAATGGAGGAGTTCCTGGAACAAGAAGATGCAAAGGAAATTAGACGACAGAAAAGAGAGGAAAAGGGAGATGATAAGGACGAGGACAATTCATCAGAAGATGAAGACATTGACATGTTTGCCGATCTATCTTCAGATGACCAGGTGAGATATAAACTTAAAACTATAGACTCAAACCCTTGTTATAATTCAATCAGGTGAGATATAACCTTTAAAACTATAGGCTCAAACCCTTGTTATAATTCAACATTACTTATTGTTTATTATAGACTTGAGCTCTATATTTTTTAAAGTACTGCAGATATGTAGTTATGATTAAGTTGAACGACAATAAATGGAGATCTAGAGAATGACACATCAACCCTACAACACAATAAAGACCCAAATGACATTTTACATTTGCTAAGGTATTTCTATTATTACATTTTTCAGGAGGAAGAAGTTAAATACAAGGACTTTTTTGATCCACCAGATGGTGTAAAATCAGAGAAAAAGGTCAAATTCCAGAACATTAAAAGGTAGGGGTACTTGAAGGATAGAGAGTCAAGAACATTAAAAGGTAGGGGTACTTGAAGGATAGAGAGTCAAGAACATCAAAAGGTAGGGGTACTTGAAGGATAGAGAGTCAAGAACATTAAAAGGTAGGGGTACTTGAAGGATAGAGAGTCAAGAACATCAAAAGGTAGGGGTACTTAAAGGATAAAGAGTCAAGAACATTAAAAGGTAGGGGTACTTGAAGGATAGTCAAGAACATCAAAAGGTAGGGCACTTGAAGGCTAGAGAGTCAAGAACATTAAAAGGTAGGGCACTTGAAGGCTAGAGAGTCAAGAACATCAAAAGGTAGGGGTAATTGAAGGATAGAGTCAAGAACATTAAAAGGTAGGGGTACTTGAAGGAGAGAGTCAAGAACATCAAAAGGTAAGGGTACTTGGTACTTGAAGAATAGATAGTCAAGAACATTAAAAGGTAGGGGTACTTGAAGGATAGGGAGTCAAGAACATCAAAAGGTAGGGGTAATTGAGGGATAGAGTCAAGAACATTAAAAGGTAGGGGTACTTGAAGGATAGAGAGTCACAAACATTTAAAGGTAGGGTACTTGAAGGATAGACAGATGGATTTATCAGAATATTTACAACTAGACTTCAAGAAAAGTTTGCAGATATTTATTCTTTACAAAACTTGCATACAaaatgatttgaacatgtttaaattgCCTGCTTTTGACCTTTGAAGGAGATTGATATACATGTAGGGAATAACTAGAGAAAGACGAAACGTTGGTCTATTTATAGTTACCATGTCAAATATACAAAACAGAATAATTGCAGGTTGacatttggttttatttttttgtaggaAGGTCAGACGGCTCCAAGGATAGAATTAAgcaatttgaataaatattgtgTCCCCTTCTACATGTTCTAATTTACAAGAAGACAAAATGGATTTGTTGACTGATTTGAATACACCTTTCatgcttttatcatgtttatatgtttaTCTAATAATGTTTGGAAATTTAAATTTCCCTATTTACTGTTACATAGATGATGACTTATGATTCAATCAAGCTTACCGGTAGTTTCTAATAAAAATATAACGTGTATTGTGCCATTGTAAAGTTTCTACTAACTTAGTATACTTTCTGTTATAGCAAAAATCCGGACGATGAAAATGATGAGGGAgatgaagaagaaaaagaaagtgATGAAAACAGTGATGAGGATGGTGAGCAGACGGCACATAAATCTGGATTGTTTGACAGTGATAGTGAAGGGGAGGATGTCAATGATGTGTTAGGTAGAGCCAAACCACAAGATAAATCATCTTACGAGAAACGACAAGAAAAGGTCGGTATTATTCATAGAAAAAATGTTATACTGGGGATTCATGGTTTGAGAACAATTAGTATTCTTTCTCCTTACGGTGGAAGTAGAAAAACCATACCATTTTGACTAATATCAGGAACATAGGAAAAGATAAATATTATcagattatacatgttataggacAATTACTACTTTAAGATTAAATTGTAGACCTGTGTTAAATATTGATATTCAGAATCAAGAAAAGAGAGCCATTGTTCATAAGTTCTGCTGCTAGGGTTGCTAAtgagaattttttatttgttgattCAATGCATTTCGTATGATTCCTTTGATTTAGACATGTTAAAGGACAGTACGTTTGCTTTTGATTGATAAACCACTCAGAGTTGGTGTAAGCAATATTTCCTTTTTTCCCATATCTTTGTGTTATGTTTTTGTTGAAGTGAAAAATGTAATTTAATAAAATGTTCTTTCAGCTGAAAGAAAAGATAAGGAAGATGGAGGAAGCCAGTTTAGGAGATAAAACATGGCAGCTTAAAGGGGAGACTACTGGTACTGCACGACCAGAAAACAGTCTGTTAGAGGAACACTTGATGTTTGATCATATAGCAAAAATACGTAAGTTGTCTCTGACATGTAATAAGGAATCTAAGAAACAAAAGTGACTTTTCTAAATATTGTAATATGGTAATAGATAAATTAATCTTTGCTTTTTATGTCCCCGCTGTGccagagggggcattaagttttacccttgtctatCTGTACGTACacaattggtttctgttctcttaactttagtttgcctcaatgaAATGtgataaaacttatacacaattcttattaccacaaaacatgaatcaaatttgaattttggtggtgccATTTTTACCGttctaaagttatgccccttttttaaaaggaaaaattgctgatttttaaccggatttttgtgacaaaaatgtcggttattgatttggggatgtacggcgggcgggcgggcgggaatcaaatgttgtccgtgcattaactcatgaaccgttcaaccaaagcttttacaattttaatatgttgttactgacaactaaatgaaggtcaagttcaataatggcgattttgacttttaccgttcaggagttatggttcttgaaagattgaaaaatggagtttccagtcgtgtccctgcatttacgcatgaactgttctacctaagctttccaaattttaatatgttgttactgatgacaaaatggagatcaagtccaataatggcgattttgacttttaccgttcaggagttatggttcttgaaagattgaaaaatggagtttccagtcgtgtccgtgcatttacgcatgaactgttctacctaagcttcccaaattttaatatgttgttactgatgacaaaatggaggtcaagtttaataatgacgattttgacttttaccgttcaggagttatggttcttgaaagattgagtAATGGACATGAAAAGTAGTGTTATGAGCATGATGAGTGAATCTCCTGAAATTTCCCTAAAAAGTTGACTGTGGCATTGAAATGAGGTAACTTGGACAGTAAGACACATTATATATAGTTAACATTCACTTTTCGTCAGAAAGGGGATGTTAAATCTAATACCTTGAGATGGAAAGTTACAACATTCTCTTCACATATAAGAAGATTGGCACCTGTGAGACCTTTGTCCCAACACATCATACTCTCCCTTGGCATCCAAACATCAAGAACCTATCTGATGGTAAATAACTGTATGTGTCCTGTTAGAAAGACACAGATCACTAAGCAAGCAATAGTCATTTCATTAAATCTATTCATTCATATGTGTTTTAATTTCAGCTAAAGTAATCACAGAAGAAATTACAGAAACATTGGAAAGTTTGATAAAAAGGAGAATAAAGGATAAGGTTAGATTATAATTCtatgttttaaaatgtatttagaCCAGCTATATAGGAGAATCAAGATATCAGAATTACTGTATTTTTATCATTCATGGGCAAATATATGTCATTTTAATGAATGTTTTAGAGAGACATGTATAAACATAACAAATGAAACAATGAATTCAGAAAAGATATATTTTGATGTTCAtctcaaaagatttttttcaggatAACCAACAAAGGGTTAGGCTTGTTTTCAGCActtcattattttaattttaattctgatgtataatttttcttatttttgattaAGGATTCTTTTCTAAATAAATAAGTTATCAACTATTTCATTTGTACTATGCATATTACCCTTAACAACTAACttactttttttatgaatatgatATAGGCATGGGATGATGTTGAAAGGAAAATAAAACCTAAAGAGAATCCATTTGAATACAAGAAAAGGATAACATTGGACcaagaaaaaagtaaacaaagtcTGGGAGAGATTTATGAACAGGAATATCTAAAGCAACAACAGGTAATAGGGCAAACAACAATAATGAAAACAATCATTGAAAAACAGTTCCTGTGTCCAGGCTAGGCTTACAAGGATCCAGAAAACATcctttctactttctgtttgaaAGAACTTTTGGGATCCTCTGGTTTTGTCATAGTAATACACACCTTGAAAAGTTTGAAAGCTGAAATTTTATTGGCTGATGCAATATTGATCAGAATAGAAAGTAAAATGAAGTGTTTTCAGATCTTTGTAGGCAAAGATTTGACATAGGTtctgtattttaatcagatggaACAATTCATTAATTAAATGGCTTAAAGAAATAAAACGACAACCATCAAATTGAAACCAGAAATTTTATATACAAACTTCACACAATGCCACAAACAGAATGCTAAATTCTCTTTTTGGTCATCAAGTACTAGATTATATCCTCAACAAAGTGGTAGCAAAGAGAACAATTC carries:
- the LOC139518739 gene encoding U3 small nucleolar ribonucleoprotein protein MPP10-like is translated as MDHRSLTTALKEFSSLTSKPEDFLSCNNKSHDRFKTSTKLIYDFCKNCENNRLQDLALPELIIKHFDNEQIWQELELQNSSLVDNLLGSVAGLLTGTQSVNFLTKDNEVRKENEKTKKKDKRLVNDVDEDEADDTDEEIGKIKSRLQDSDDEVDEGDESDEDFDFDAINPLQNDEDDESVNEKDTHIDTDSDSDKKKKKKSFGKKSCKGSIVDDQFFKLAEMEEFLEQEDAKEIRRQKREEKGDDKDEDNSSEDEDIDMFADLSSDDQEEEVKYKDFFDPPDGVKSEKKVKFQNIKSKNPDDENDEGDEEEKESDENSDEDGEQTAHKSGLFDSDSEGEDVNDVLGRAKPQDKSSYEKRQEKLKEKIRKMEEASLGDKTWQLKGETTGTARPENSLLEEHLMFDHIAKIPKVITEEITETLESLIKRRIKDKAWDDVERKIKPKENPFEYKKRITLDQEKSKQSLGEIYEQEYLKQQQKEEEEKTDKDHEEIKKMMQSLFIKLDALSNFHYTPKPAAPEIKIVSNMPTISMEEVAPVSVSENVILAPEEIKEKMKGELKATTEKSDTDKKRERRTKKNMKKKKRKERNQREKLIEKLNPGLGNKYSKEKAQKELEKQSKSGKGVTMIKNHDKGKKKSSLTSSKSFFTQLQEEVTTQIKSKKAEKRRNENSGTIASKKLKL